GTGACAAATTGCTGATACTCCCGGACGGCTGCCGCACGACGCTGGCCAAACTGCGCTAACAGCCAGTCGGTTGTTACCCAGTGCGATTCACTCCTCTGCCCTATCGTCACCCGATAACTACTCCATGGCCAGGCTCGGGCGGTTTTTACCAACCCAGCTCGCACCGGGTTGAGGACCACATACCGACACAACTCCAACAAATGCCCATCTTTCTGGACGATAATCGTTTTGTAGCGCCCTTGAAACACATGCCCCACCCGGCCATGCCGCCGGTTGAAGCGTTGCGTATACATGCCGTTCAACTGGCGCATACCGCGGGCTAGATTGGCCTCCGGCGTTTCGATCAGGAGATGATAATGATTGTCCATCAGACAGTACGCATGGCACCGCCAGCCAAAGCGGTCGACAACCTGCCCCACGATTTCTAAGAAACCGCGGCGATCCATCTCGTCCTCA
This DNA window, taken from Deltaproteobacteria bacterium, encodes the following:
- a CDS encoding helix-turn-helix domain-containing protein — its product is MSRPLRVEFPGAVYHVTSRGDRREAIYEDEMDRRGFLEIVGQVVDRFGWRCHAYCLMDNHYHLLIETPEANLARGMRQLNGMYTQRFNRRHGRVGHVFQGRYKTIIVQKDGHLLELCRYVVLNPVRAGLVKTARAWPWSSYRVTIGQRSESHWVTTDWLLAQFGQRRAAAVREYQQFVTEGLGQQPWKELTRQVYYGDEQFITDLRQPPLHPEVPRRQRQPVRPPLSQLVTVDTAEAIGRAYRDHGYRLAEIAQHLGIHYATVSRRLKQFEQTPHK